CGATCGTCAAATTGAAATCCAGAGGGAGGGAGGAGTCGACTTCATCATTGGTGAAACTTTTACGTGGATGGGTGAGGCGATTCTTTGTGTGGAACGAATCAAGAAGGCTGGACTGCCTGCAATGGTGACGATGAGTTACGAAGTGAGTCCGCTCTGCTATGAAGGTTATGGACCGGCTGAGAGCGCAAAACGATTGGTGGATGCTGGTGCGGACATTGTGGGCATTAACTGTTTGAGGAATCCGCAACACACCTTGCCCCTGGTCTTTCAGATGCGTGAAGCAGTATCAACACCTGTTGCATCTCAACCGACTGCTTATCGTACGCCGGATGATAGACCGGATTTCACTTCATTGCCGGAGTTTCCATTTGGATTGGATCCGTTGCAGCTAACGCGCGAAGAAATGGGCCACTATGCTGAGCGTGCGCGCGAAATGGGCGTCAATTATATTGGTTCTTGCTGTGGCTCAGTCGCAATTCATGTCCGTGAGATGGCCAGAGCGTTGGGGAAAATATCTGCAACCGAACGCACATGGAAATCGAAAAGCGGTAAACCGATGTCT
The window above is part of the bacterium genome. Proteins encoded here:
- a CDS encoding homocysteine S-methyltransferase family protein, encoding MKKGILQKLQEGVVLGDGGYLLELEKRGYVQAGPFTPEVSLTHPEALAQLHREFIQAGTDVIQTLTFYASEDKLATVGLKGKVEEINRAAVRIAKEAAQGTDVLVAGNLSLTWAYDPKDPKSEDRVRELFDRQIEIQREGGVDFIIGETFTWMGEAILCVERIKKAGLPAMVTMSYEVSPLCYEGYGPAESAKRLVDAGADIVGINCLRNPQHTLPLVFQMREAVSTPVASQPTAYRTPDDRPDFTSLPEFPFGLDPLQLTREEMGHYAERAREMGVNYIGSCCGSVAIHVREMARALGKISATERTWKSKSGKPMSAYEYYGHE